From the genome of Argentina anserina chromosome 4, drPotAnse1.1, whole genome shotgun sequence, one region includes:
- the LOC126790713 gene encoding CSC1-like protein At1g69450 isoform X1 — MLVSALVTSVAINSGLCVLFYTLYSILRKQPSNSEVYIPRALAEGGYKKSSHFNLERLIPSPDWLRRAWKLTEDDLLASNGLDAVVFMRLINFSLRVFLFAGVIGVFALLPVNCSGDALEYVDFTDLSNNSLDLFSITNVSSGSSLLWIHFTAVYLVTIFICCLLYYEYRYISEKRTSYFLASKPQPHQFTILVRSIPVPVGSSVSDSVERFFTEYHPSTYLSHSVVRRTNKLQNLINDAKKLYSRLVHLQSDPNKRKFKRSGTFGLFGPKVNLVDHYEKKLEDIEENVRLEQSEVSLAGEEVRAAFVSFKSRYGAAIAFHLQQSTNPTRWVSELAPEPHDVYWPFFSSSFIRRWISKLVVIVACILLTILFLIPVVLVQGLTNLTQLEVYFPFLTSVLTITFVSEVVTGYLPSLILLLFLKIVPPVMEGFSSIQGYISNSAIQKSACSKVLWFTVWNVFFATVFSGSVFYKISIFLDPQNIPAKLASAVPEQASFFIAYVVTSGWTGTSSELFRIIPLLWSLMKRPFTDSKDDELEVPAIPYHSHMPRVLFFVLLGITYFFLAPLILPFLLVYLCLGYIIYRNQFINVYAPRYETAGKFWPIAHNSVIFSLVLMHAIAVGVFTLKKVPVASTFTFPLPVFTLLFNEYCRKRFLPNFIAYPAESLLKKDRQDENDPTMTEFYTKLVGTYQDPALMPINFTANGDRLKSPLLSASSSSHS; from the exons ATGCTCGTCTCGGCGCTGGTGACGTCAGTGGCCATCAACTCCGGCCTCTGCGTCCTCTTCTACACGCTCTACTCCATTCTGAGAAAGCAGCCGAGCAACTCCGAGGTCTACATCCCGCGAGCCTTGGCCGAAGGCGGTTACAAGAAGAGTAGCCATTTCAATCTAGAGAGGCTGATTCCTTCTCCCGATTGGCTCCGCCGCGCCTGGAAGCTCACCGAGGACGATTTGCTCGCCTCCAACGGCTTGGACGCCGTCGTTTTCATGCGGCTCATCAATTTCAGCCTCAGAGTTTTCCTCTTCGCCGGAGTCATCGGCGTTTTTGCTCTGCTtcctgtgaactgctccggcGATGCTCTCGAGTACGTTGATTTCACCGATCTATCTAATAACTCTCTCGATTTGTTCAGCATTACGAATGTCAGCAGCGGCTCAAGCCT CTTATGGATTCACTTTACCGCGGTGTACCTTGTCACCATCTTTATCTGCTGTCTACTCTATTAT GAATATAGATATATTAGTGAAAAGAGGACTAGTTATTTTCTTGCATCCAAGCCTCAACCACATCAGTTCACCATCTTAGTTCGTAGCATTCCTGTTCCTGTAGGGAGCAGCGTCAGTGATAGTGTTGAGAGATTCTTTACTGAGTATCACCCTTCTACTTATTTGTCACATAGTGTTGTTCGTCGAACGAACAAGCTTCAGAATCTCATT AATGATGCAAAAAAGTTGTATAGCAGACTTGTTCACTTGCAGTCAGATCCCAATAAGCGGAAGTTTAAACGTTCTGGTACTTTTGGGCTGTTCGGACCCAAGGTTAATCTTGTAGATCATTACGAAAAGAAGCTTGAGGACATAGAGGAGAATGTGAGATTGGAGCAATCGGAGGTTTCACTAGCAGGAGAA GAAGTTCGAGCTGCTTTTGTGTCTTTCAAGTCTCGGTATGGTGCTGCAATTGCTTTCCACTTGCAACAATCGACCAATCCTACACGATGGGTCTCAGAGCTAGCTCCTGAACCACATGATGTCTACTGGCCCTTCTTTTCCTCATCATTTATTCGAAGATGGATATCTAAGCTGGTGGTTATAGTTGCATGCATTCTTCTTACAATCCTATTCCTTATCCCTGTGGTTCTTGTTCAAGGACTCACTAACCTAACCCAGTTGGAAGTCTACTTTCCCTTCCTTACAAGCGTTCTAACCAT AACATTTGTTAGTGAAGTTGTTACAGGATACCTTCCCAGtcttattcttttattatttctgAAAATAGTGCCTCCTGTCATGGAGGGCTTTTCATCAATACAAGGCTATATTTCTAATAGCGCAATACAAAAGAGTGCGTGTTCAAAAGTACTTTGGTTCACAGTTTGGAACGTATTTTTTGCTACTGTATTTTCTGGATCCGTATTCTACAAGATTTCCATCTTTCTTGATCCTCAGAACATTCCTGCAAAGCTAGCCTCTGCTGTTCCTGAACAG GCGTCCTTCTTCATTGCATACGTTGTCACATCAGGATGGACGGGTACTTCATCAGAACTATTTCGTATAATTCCTTTACTTTGGAGTCTAATGAAAAGACCTTTTACAGacagtaaagatgatgaactTGAAGTTCCGGCCATTCCTTACCATAGCCACATGCCAAGAGTTCTCTTTTTTGTACTTCTTGGTATCACATACTTTTTTCTAGCTCCACTAATTCTGCCCTTCCTATTGGTGTACCTCTGTCTCGGATACATCATCTATCGTAATCAG TTCATAAATGTATACGCGCCTCGGTATGAAACTGCAGGGAAGTTCTGGCCCATCGCTCACAATTCAGTGATATTTTCTCTGGTACTTATGCATGCTATTGCAGTTGGAGTCTTTACATTGAAGAAGGTCCCTGTAGCATCAACCTTCACTTTCCCTCTTCCTGTGTTCACACTTCTTTTTAATGAGTACTGCCGGAAACGCTTCCTACCGAATTTTATTGCTTATCCTGCTGAG AGTTTGTTAAAGAAGGACAGGCAAGATGAGAATGATCCTACAATGACAGAATTTTACACTAAATTGGTTGGCACCTATCAAGACCCAGCATTGATGCCTATCAATTTTACTGCGAACGGTGACAGATTAAAAAGCCCACTTCTgtctgcttcttcttcaagtCATTCATGA
- the LOC126790713 gene encoding CSC1-like protein At1g69450 isoform X2, with amino-acid sequence MLVSALVTSVAINSGLCVLFYTLYSILRKQPSNSEVYIPRALAEGGYKKSSHFNLERLIPSPDWLRRAWKLTEDDLLASNGLDAVVFMRLINFSLRVFLFAGVIGVFALLPVNCSGDALEYVDFTDLSNNSLDLFSITNVSSGSSLLWIHFTAVYLVTIFICCLLYYEYRYISEKRTSYFLASKPQPHQFTILVRSIPVPVGSSVSDSVERFFTEYHPSTYLSHSVVRRTNKLQNLINDAKKLYSRLVHLQSDPNKRKFKRSGTFGLFGPKVNLVDHYEKKLEDIEENVRLEQSEVSLAGEEVRAAFVSFKSRYGAAIAFHLQQSTNPTRWVSELAPEPHDVYWPFFSSSFIRRWISKLVVIVACILLTILFLIPVVLVQGLTNLTQLEVYFPFLTSVLTITFVSEVVTGYLPSLILLLFLKIVPPVMEGFSSIQGYISNSAIQKSACSKVLWFTVWNVFFATVFSGSVFYKISIFLDPQNIPAKLASAVPEQASFFIAYVVTSGWTDSKDDELEVPAIPYHSHMPRVLFFVLLGITYFFLAPLILPFLLVYLCLGYIIYRNQFINVYAPRYETAGKFWPIAHNSVIFSLVLMHAIAVGVFTLKKVPVASTFTFPLPVFTLLFNEYCRKRFLPNFIAYPAESLLKKDRQDENDPTMTEFYTKLVGTYQDPALMPINFTANGDRLKSPLLSASSSSHS; translated from the exons ATGCTCGTCTCGGCGCTGGTGACGTCAGTGGCCATCAACTCCGGCCTCTGCGTCCTCTTCTACACGCTCTACTCCATTCTGAGAAAGCAGCCGAGCAACTCCGAGGTCTACATCCCGCGAGCCTTGGCCGAAGGCGGTTACAAGAAGAGTAGCCATTTCAATCTAGAGAGGCTGATTCCTTCTCCCGATTGGCTCCGCCGCGCCTGGAAGCTCACCGAGGACGATTTGCTCGCCTCCAACGGCTTGGACGCCGTCGTTTTCATGCGGCTCATCAATTTCAGCCTCAGAGTTTTCCTCTTCGCCGGAGTCATCGGCGTTTTTGCTCTGCTtcctgtgaactgctccggcGATGCTCTCGAGTACGTTGATTTCACCGATCTATCTAATAACTCTCTCGATTTGTTCAGCATTACGAATGTCAGCAGCGGCTCAAGCCT CTTATGGATTCACTTTACCGCGGTGTACCTTGTCACCATCTTTATCTGCTGTCTACTCTATTAT GAATATAGATATATTAGTGAAAAGAGGACTAGTTATTTTCTTGCATCCAAGCCTCAACCACATCAGTTCACCATCTTAGTTCGTAGCATTCCTGTTCCTGTAGGGAGCAGCGTCAGTGATAGTGTTGAGAGATTCTTTACTGAGTATCACCCTTCTACTTATTTGTCACATAGTGTTGTTCGTCGAACGAACAAGCTTCAGAATCTCATT AATGATGCAAAAAAGTTGTATAGCAGACTTGTTCACTTGCAGTCAGATCCCAATAAGCGGAAGTTTAAACGTTCTGGTACTTTTGGGCTGTTCGGACCCAAGGTTAATCTTGTAGATCATTACGAAAAGAAGCTTGAGGACATAGAGGAGAATGTGAGATTGGAGCAATCGGAGGTTTCACTAGCAGGAGAA GAAGTTCGAGCTGCTTTTGTGTCTTTCAAGTCTCGGTATGGTGCTGCAATTGCTTTCCACTTGCAACAATCGACCAATCCTACACGATGGGTCTCAGAGCTAGCTCCTGAACCACATGATGTCTACTGGCCCTTCTTTTCCTCATCATTTATTCGAAGATGGATATCTAAGCTGGTGGTTATAGTTGCATGCATTCTTCTTACAATCCTATTCCTTATCCCTGTGGTTCTTGTTCAAGGACTCACTAACCTAACCCAGTTGGAAGTCTACTTTCCCTTCCTTACAAGCGTTCTAACCAT AACATTTGTTAGTGAAGTTGTTACAGGATACCTTCCCAGtcttattcttttattatttctgAAAATAGTGCCTCCTGTCATGGAGGGCTTTTCATCAATACAAGGCTATATTTCTAATAGCGCAATACAAAAGAGTGCGTGTTCAAAAGTACTTTGGTTCACAGTTTGGAACGTATTTTTTGCTACTGTATTTTCTGGATCCGTATTCTACAAGATTTCCATCTTTCTTGATCCTCAGAACATTCCTGCAAAGCTAGCCTCTGCTGTTCCTGAACAG GCGTCCTTCTTCATTGCATACGTTGTCACATCAGGATGGACGG acagtaaagatgatgaactTGAAGTTCCGGCCATTCCTTACCATAGCCACATGCCAAGAGTTCTCTTTTTTGTACTTCTTGGTATCACATACTTTTTTCTAGCTCCACTAATTCTGCCCTTCCTATTGGTGTACCTCTGTCTCGGATACATCATCTATCGTAATCAG TTCATAAATGTATACGCGCCTCGGTATGAAACTGCAGGGAAGTTCTGGCCCATCGCTCACAATTCAGTGATATTTTCTCTGGTACTTATGCATGCTATTGCAGTTGGAGTCTTTACATTGAAGAAGGTCCCTGTAGCATCAACCTTCACTTTCCCTCTTCCTGTGTTCACACTTCTTTTTAATGAGTACTGCCGGAAACGCTTCCTACCGAATTTTATTGCTTATCCTGCTGAG AGTTTGTTAAAGAAGGACAGGCAAGATGAGAATGATCCTACAATGACAGAATTTTACACTAAATTGGTTGGCACCTATCAAGACCCAGCATTGATGCCTATCAATTTTACTGCGAACGGTGACAGATTAAAAAGCCCACTTCTgtctgcttcttcttcaagtCATTCATGA
- the LOC126790720 gene encoding 26S proteasome non-ATPase regulatory subunit 11 homolog, producing MSTSYLPVTTDSIALALEAKTPSEGIANLYRILENPSTSSDALRIKEQAITNLSDLLRQESRGQDLCNLLTQLRPFFSLLPKAKTAKIVRGIIDTVAKIPNTSELQITLCKDMVQWTRVEKRTFLRQRVEARLASLLLESKEYSEALTLLSSLIKEVRRLDDKLLLVDIDLLESKLHFSLRNLPKAKASLTAARTAANSIYVPPAQQGTIDLQSGILHAEEKDYKTAYSYFFEAFEAFNALEDPRAVYSLKYMLLCKIMVSQADDVAGIISSKAGLQYVGPELDAMKAVADAHSKRSLKLFETALRDYKAQLEEDPIVHRHLSSLYDTLLEQNLCRLIEPFSRVEIAHIAELIELPLDHVEKKLSQMILDKKFAGTLDQGAGCLIIFEDLKTDAIFPATLETLSNMGKVVDSLYVRSAKIMA from the coding sequence ATGTCGACATCATACCTCCCAGTAACAACAGATTCTATCGCTCTGGCCTTAGAGGCCAAAACTCCATCTGAAGGCATAGCTAATCTGTATCGGATTCTTGAAAACCCATCCACCTCTTCTGATGCTTTACGCATAAAGGAACAGGCCATCACCAATCTTTCAGATCTTCTTAGACAAGAGAGTCGGGGACAAGATCTTTGTAACCTTCTCACCCAGTTGAGGCCTTTCTTTAGCTTGCTTCCAAAGGCAAAAACTGCAAAGATTGTCCGTGGAATAATAGATACGGTTGCTAAAATACCCAACACATCTGAACTTCAGATTACCCTTTGCAAAGACATGGTGCAGTGGACTCGTGTTGAGAAGCGAACCTTTCTTCGGCAGAGAGTGGAGGCCAGGCTTGCATCTCTTTTGTTGGAAAGCAAGGAGTACTCAGAAGCACTAACTCTCCTCTCTAGCTTGATCAAGGAAGTGAGAAGGCTGGATGACAAGCTTCTCCTTGTGGACATAGATCTGTTGGAGAGTAAACTTCACTTCTCTTTGAGAAATCTTCCTAAAGCCAAGGCCTCATTGACTGCAGCAAGAACAGCAGCCAACTCTATCTATGTGCCTCCAGCTCAACAAGGGACTATTGATTTGCAGAGTGGCATCCTTCATGCAGAAGAAAAAGACTACAAAACTGCTTACAGTTATTTCTTTGAAGCATTTGAAGCCTTCAATGCTCTTGAAGATCCTCGGGCTGTCTATAGCCTCAAGTATATGCTGTTGTGCAAAATCATGGTGAGCCAAGCTGATGATGTGGCAGGAATAATATCATCCAAAGCAGGATTGCAGTATGTTGGGCCTGAGCTTGATGCCATGAAGGCCGTTGCTGATGCTCACTCAAAACGCTCTTTAAAGCTTTTTGAGACTGCTCTCCGTGATTATAAGGCACAGCTTGAGGAGGATCCTATTGTCCACAGGCACCTCTCTTCCTTATATGACACTCTGCTAGAACAAAATCTCTGCAGGCTGATTGAGCCTTTCTCAAGGGTGGAAATAGCTCATATTGCGGAACTCATTGAACTCCCCCTCGACCATGTGGAGAAGAAGCTGTCACAGATGATTCTGGACAAGAAATTTGCTGGAACATTGGATCAGGGTGCTGGCTGCCTCATCATATTTGAAGATCTGAAGACCGATGCTATATTCCCAGCTACGCTTGAGACTTTATCCAACATGGGTAAAGTTGTTGATAGCCTGTATGTGAGGTCTGCCAAGATAATGGCTTGA
- the LOC126790724 gene encoding vesicle transport v-SNARE 12 translates to MSEVFEGYERQYCELSANLSRKCNAAAHLPDEGQKQLRFTEIKAGLDDADGLIRKMDLEVRTLQPGARAALLAKLREYKSDLNKLKREIKRITSPNANEIARDELLESGMADMHAVSSDQRERATMSVERLNQSSDRIVESRRTIMETEELGVSILQDLHQQRETLLHSHKKLHTVDDAIDKSKKVLTSMSRRMTKHKWIVGSVIAALGVAIVIVLYFKFSH, encoded by the exons ATGAGTGAGGTCTTCGAAGGCTACGAGCGTCAGTACTGTGAGCTCTCCGCCAACCTCTCCCGGAAATGCAACGCCGCCGCTCATCTTCCCGATGAAG GGCAGAAGCAGCTGAGGTTTACTGAGATCAAAGCTGGATTGGATGATGCTGATGGTCTG ATTAGGAAAATGGACCTGGAAGTGAGAACCTTGCAGCCCGGGGCAAGGGCGGCACTGCTTGCTAAGTTGAGGGAGTACAAATCTGATCTCAATAAGCTGAAGAGGGAGATCAAAAGAATTACATCACCTAATGCTAATGAGATAGCTCGAGACGAGCTTTTGGAGTCTGGAATGGCCGATATGCATGCG GTCTCTTCGGATCAAAGAGAGAGAGCCACAATGTCAGTTGAGAGATTAAATCAATCAAGTGACAGAATTGTTGAGAGTAGGAGAACCATAATGGAGACTGAAGAGCTTGGTGTCTCCATTCTCCAAGATTTGCATCAACAGCGTGAAACTCTCCTACATTCTCATAAGAAA CTTCACACGGTAGATGACGCCATCGACAAGAGTAAAAAAGTTTTAACATCCATGTCGCGGAGGATGACCAAGCATAAGTGGATTGTCGGCTCAGTTATTGCTGCCCTTGGTGTTGCAATCGTAATCGTTCTATATTTTAAGTTTTCTCATTAA
- the LOC126790723 gene encoding uncharacterized protein LOC126790723, which translates to MDSLSSVSPSIILPPTANSLHPRRRRISLTPVSLHSRNLFLSSVLGAPRSPDLSRRRLGPREASCRSSGGAGARSGEDDSDDESEQVDRALHLDGSIPSTSDEFVKRVSSRAYDMRRHLQQTFESSSYDVLDANPWRDTSKPVYVLTQRENQLCTMKTRRNVSEVERELGQLFSKGGKWNRAKQPRNGNKFQMLVEDIRDGVLVFEDVNEAVKYCDLLQGGGQGCEGVAEIEASSVFDLCQKMRALAVLFRRGRKPPLPQSLELNLRARKRSLEDQQD; encoded by the exons ATGGACTCCCTCTCATCGGTTTCGCCCTCCATAATCCTCCCTCCGACCGCCAACTCTCTCCATCCCCGCCGCCGCCGGATCAGTCTCACTCCGGTCAGCCTGCACAGCCGCAACCTCTTCCTTTCCTCCGTTCTCGGAGCGCCGCGCTCTCCCGATCTTTCCAGAAGACGGCTCGGCCCCAGAGAAGCTTCCTGCAGGTCGTCCGGCGGAGCTGGGGCGAGAAGTGGAGAAGATGATTCCGACGATGAAAGCGAGCAGGTGGACAGGGCGCTTCACCTCGACGGCAGCATCCCTTCCACTTCCGATGAGTTTGTAAAGCGCGTGTCGTCACGCGCCTACGACATGCGGCGGCACCTCCAGCAGACGTTTGAAAGCAGCAGCTATGATG TGTTGGACGCTAATCCGTGGAGAGACACTTCCAAGCCTGTGTATGTATTAACTCAAAGGGAAAACCAGCTGTGCACAATGAAAACGCGACGAAATGTCAG TGAAGTTGAAAGGGAGCTCGGGCAATTGTTTTCCAAAGGAGGAAAGTGGAATCGAGCTAAACAGCCTAGAAATGGCAACAAGTTCCAGATGCTTGTTGAGGATATTAGGGATGGAGTGCTT GTTTTCGAGGATGTAAATGAAGCAGTGAAGTACTGTGATTTGTTGCAAGGAGGCGGCCAAGGTTGTGAAGGGGTTGCGGAAATAGAGGCCTCATCA GTATTTGATCTGTGCCAGAAAATGAGAGCTCTAGCAGTTCTGTTCCGCCGGGGTAGAAAGCCTCCTCTGCCTCAAAGCCTGGAGCTGAACCTCAGGGCCAGGAAGCGCTCCCTCGAAGACCAACAAGACTAG
- the LOC126790719 gene encoding integrin-linked protein kinase 1 isoform X2 gives MSSSDSSSGAKPCASPADKDKQKEKARVSRTSLILWHAHHNDAAAVRKLLEEDRGLVQARDYDNRTPLHVASLHGWIDVAKCLIEYGADVNAQDRWKNTPLADAEGAKKHTMIELLKSYGGLSYGQNGSHFEPKPVAPPLPNKCDWEIEPPELDFSGSVTIGKGSFGEILKAHWRGTPVAVKRILPSLSGDRLVIQDFRHEVNLLVKLRHPNIVQFLGAVTEKKPLMLITEYLRGGDLHQYLKEKGSLSPLTAVSFALDIARGMAYLHNEPNVIIHRDLKPRNVLLVNSSADHLKVGDFGLSKLIKVQNSHDVYKMTGETGSYRYMAPEVFKHRRYDKKVDVFSFAMILYEMLEGNPPLSNYEPYDAAKFVSEGHRPMFHGKGHTPELKELIEQCWSADMNQRPSFLEILKKLEKVHR, from the exons ATGAGCTCCTCCGACTCGTCGTCGGGAGCCAAGCCCTGCGCTTCTCCGGCGGACAAGGACAAGCAGAAGGAGAAGGCGAGAGTGAGCCGGACCTCCCTCATACTCTGGCACGCTCACCACAACGACGCCGCCGCAGTCCGGAAGCTTCTAGAAGAGGATCGCGGCCTCGTTCAGGCCAGAGACTACGACAACCGCACTCCTCTCCACGTCGCCTCCCTCCACGGCTGGATCGACGTCGCCAAGTGCCTTATCGAGTACGGCGCCGATGTCAACGCCCAGGATCGCTGGAAGAACACT CCTCTAGCTGATGCTGAAGGAGCGAAGAAGCACACCATGATTGAGCTCTTGAAATCGTACGGCGGCTTGTCTTAT GGCCAGAATGGGAGCCATTTTGAGCCAAAGCCGGTGGCGCCGCCTCTGCCAAACAAGTGTGATTGGGAAATTGAGCCTCCTGAGCTGGACTTCTCCGGCTCGGTTACCATCGGGAAG GGCTCGTTTGGTGAGATTTTAAAAGCACATTGGCGTGGAACACCGGTGGCTGTCAAACGCATTCTTCCTTCCCTTTCTGGTGATAGATTAGTGAT TCAGGACTTCCGGCATGAAGTTAATTTGCTGGTGAAGCTTCGCCACCCTAATATAGTCCAATTTCTTGGAGCTGTCACTGAGAAGAAGCCTCTTATGTTAATTACAGAGTACTTAAGAGGG GGCGATCTTCATCAGTACCTCAAGGAAAAGGGTTCACTTAGTCCTTTGACAGCTGTCAGCTTTGCCTTGGACATTGCCAG AGGGATGGCCTATCTTCACAACGAGCCAAATGTCATAATTCACCGTGACCTAAAACCGAG GAATGTTCTTTTAGTCAATTCCAGTGCAGACCATCTCAAAGTTGGAGATTTTGGACTAAGCAAGCTCATTAAGGTTCAAAATTCCCATGATGTGTACAAAATGACTGGCGAAACTGGAAGTt ACCGATATATGGCACCTGAAGTTTTTAAGCACCGGCGATATGATAAGAAGGTTGATGTGTTCTCCTTTGCAATGATACTATACGAG ATGCTTGAAGGAAATCCACCACTTTCAAATTACGAGCCTTATGACGCAGCCAAATTTGTGTCTGAAGGACACAGGCCAATGTTTCATGGAAAAGGGCACACCCCTGAACTGAAAGA GTTAATAGAGCAATGCTGGTCTGCTGACATGAACCAAAGACCTTCCTTCTTGGAAATTCTGAAAAAGCTTGAAAAG GTACATAGATGA
- the LOC126790719 gene encoding integrin-linked protein kinase 1 isoform X1 — translation MSSSDSSSGAKPCASPADKDKQKEKARVSRTSLILWHAHHNDAAAVRKLLEEDRGLVQARDYDNRTPLHVASLHGWIDVAKCLIEYGADVNAQDRWKNTPLADAEGAKKHTMIELLKSYGGLSYGQNGSHFEPKPVAPPLPNKCDWEIEPPELDFSGSVTIGKGSFGEILKAHWRGTPVAVKRILPSLSGDRLVIQDFRHEVNLLVKLRHPNIVQFLGAVTEKKPLMLITEYLRGGDLHQYLKEKGSLSPLTAVSFALDIARGMAYLHNEPNVIIHRDLKPRNVLLVNSSADHLKVGDFGLSKLIKVQNSHDVYKMTGETGSYRYMAPEVFKHRRYDKKVDVFSFAMILYEMLEGNPPLSNYEPYDAAKFVSEGHRPMFHGKGHTPELKELIEQCWSADMNQRPSFLEILKKLEKVKELVQSDHHWHLFNS, via the exons ATGAGCTCCTCCGACTCGTCGTCGGGAGCCAAGCCCTGCGCTTCTCCGGCGGACAAGGACAAGCAGAAGGAGAAGGCGAGAGTGAGCCGGACCTCCCTCATACTCTGGCACGCTCACCACAACGACGCCGCCGCAGTCCGGAAGCTTCTAGAAGAGGATCGCGGCCTCGTTCAGGCCAGAGACTACGACAACCGCACTCCTCTCCACGTCGCCTCCCTCCACGGCTGGATCGACGTCGCCAAGTGCCTTATCGAGTACGGCGCCGATGTCAACGCCCAGGATCGCTGGAAGAACACT CCTCTAGCTGATGCTGAAGGAGCGAAGAAGCACACCATGATTGAGCTCTTGAAATCGTACGGCGGCTTGTCTTAT GGCCAGAATGGGAGCCATTTTGAGCCAAAGCCGGTGGCGCCGCCTCTGCCAAACAAGTGTGATTGGGAAATTGAGCCTCCTGAGCTGGACTTCTCCGGCTCGGTTACCATCGGGAAG GGCTCGTTTGGTGAGATTTTAAAAGCACATTGGCGTGGAACACCGGTGGCTGTCAAACGCATTCTTCCTTCCCTTTCTGGTGATAGATTAGTGAT TCAGGACTTCCGGCATGAAGTTAATTTGCTGGTGAAGCTTCGCCACCCTAATATAGTCCAATTTCTTGGAGCTGTCACTGAGAAGAAGCCTCTTATGTTAATTACAGAGTACTTAAGAGGG GGCGATCTTCATCAGTACCTCAAGGAAAAGGGTTCACTTAGTCCTTTGACAGCTGTCAGCTTTGCCTTGGACATTGCCAG AGGGATGGCCTATCTTCACAACGAGCCAAATGTCATAATTCACCGTGACCTAAAACCGAG GAATGTTCTTTTAGTCAATTCCAGTGCAGACCATCTCAAAGTTGGAGATTTTGGACTAAGCAAGCTCATTAAGGTTCAAAATTCCCATGATGTGTACAAAATGACTGGCGAAACTGGAAGTt ACCGATATATGGCACCTGAAGTTTTTAAGCACCGGCGATATGATAAGAAGGTTGATGTGTTCTCCTTTGCAATGATACTATACGAG ATGCTTGAAGGAAATCCACCACTTTCAAATTACGAGCCTTATGACGCAGCCAAATTTGTGTCTGAAGGACACAGGCCAATGTTTCATGGAAAAGGGCACACCCCTGAACTGAAAGA GTTAATAGAGCAATGCTGGTCTGCTGACATGAACCAAAGACCTTCCTTCTTGGAAATTCTGAAAAAGCTTGAAAAGGTAAAGGAACTAGTACAATCAGATCATCACTGGCACCTGTTCAATTCATAA
- the LOC126790725 gene encoding transmembrane emp24 domain-containing protein p24delta9-like translates to MVELRLLVALILLGFLFSASEALRFELQSGHTKCIVEDMKANAMTVGKYSVINPDEAQPMPPSHKLTVRVTSSHGNNHHYSELVESGHFAFHAVEAGDYMACFWAPDHKPQTTLTVEFDWKTGVAAKDWGNVAKKGSVDVMELELKKLFDTVTSIHEEMMYLRERESEMQDLNIETNSKMAWLSLLSLVLCLSVAGLQWWHLKTFFQKKKLI, encoded by the exons ATGGTTGAATTGCGTTTACTAGTTGCTCTGATCCTCCTAGGGTTTCTGTTCTCCGCATCGGAAGCGCTCCGGTTCGAGCTCCAATCGGGTCACACCAAATGCATCGTCGAAGACATGAAGGCCAATGCCATGACCGTCGGGAAATACTCCGTCATCAACCCCGACGAGGCCCAGCCTATGCCGCCGTCGCACAAGCTCACCGTCCGG GTGACATCGAGCCATGGGAATAACCATCACTACTCGGAGCTCGTTGAATCGGGTCACTTTGCTTTTCACGCGGTGGAGGCCGGGGACTATATGGCGTGTTTTTGGGCGCCGGATCACAAGCCACAGACGACGTTGACGGTCGAGTTTGACTGGAAGACCGGCGTGGCGGCCAAGGACTGGGGTAATGTGGCTAAGAAGGGCTCCGTCGAT GTCATGGAGTTAGAGCTCAAAAAATTGTTCGACACTGTCACTTCCATCCATGAGGAGATGATGTATCTCCGTGAACG GGAATCTGAAATGCAGGATCTGAATATAGAAACCAACTCCAAAATGGCCTGGTTGAGCCTTCTTTCACTAGTCCTCTGCTTGTCGGTAGCAGGTCTGCAATGGTGGCACTTGAAGACATTTTTCCAGAAAAAGAAGCTAATTTGA